The Actinopolyspora erythraea genome has a segment encoding these proteins:
- a CDS encoding WXG100 family type VII secretion target, whose protein sequence is MSTKLGVQPEALYAYRDGSQRVAEHLEQLSSLLEQARVSDDCFGSLGSRFLGFSYLNSLEECQNAATKAGRFMESTGKAVGDCARNYTDTDEAEAGKIAKIELSAMRASGSGPGGVSDVNSAGADQARTEMEQIANYGSSWASASQSLARASDPPSVAIATVNMRSEQLNALTSPGQAFVDNGLGFLISIVISPLVELILEPAVGDPAQMRSTGKGWAEVADWVDRLAEHEGERARATEPVWEGQAADAFRKQMDEFVSGAKALATDVRGLKEALDLTADLFDAFVEMCIDIIQELVIGLIVEWLAALAASWITAGASVGAASGMTAAQVAITGTRLGSKVANLMHKLKPIVTKLEDLLQSLRKGPLRKLVDKMDDLRNGSKTEQWVARKIDSNPMSKILTRGDTTEIRNAERALEETREAAARGEKTAADVAAAQRRVDEANISSTTGNRFANQASTDNEETVMAQTDRNGSPKTSWSGDLNPELEKATGERATAANLAQAGLNTVGLGGEARWQDAILHQGASAVLTEGAEQGIKQGYDETTERTDEQRQAAQERGFD, encoded by the coding sequence GTGTCCACGAAACTGGGAGTCCAACCCGAGGCGCTCTACGCCTACCGTGACGGCTCGCAGCGGGTGGCGGAACATCTGGAGCAGTTGTCCTCGCTGCTGGAGCAGGCCAGGGTCAGCGACGACTGCTTCGGGTCGCTGGGCAGCAGGTTCCTCGGGTTCAGCTATCTCAACTCGCTGGAGGAGTGCCAGAACGCGGCCACGAAGGCCGGCCGGTTCATGGAGAGCACCGGAAAGGCCGTCGGCGACTGCGCCCGGAACTACACCGACACCGACGAGGCGGAGGCCGGCAAGATCGCCAAGATCGAGCTGAGCGCCATGCGCGCGAGCGGCTCCGGCCCGGGCGGGGTGTCCGACGTGAACAGCGCGGGAGCCGACCAGGCCCGTACCGAGATGGAGCAGATCGCGAACTACGGCAGCTCCTGGGCCTCGGCGTCGCAGAGCCTGGCGCGGGCCAGTGACCCGCCGAGCGTCGCCATCGCCACGGTCAACATGCGCTCCGAGCAGCTCAACGCGCTGACCAGCCCGGGGCAGGCGTTCGTGGACAACGGACTGGGCTTTCTCATCTCGATCGTGATCAGCCCGCTGGTGGAGCTGATCCTGGAACCTGCCGTGGGCGATCCGGCGCAGATGCGCAGCACCGGCAAGGGCTGGGCCGAGGTGGCGGACTGGGTGGACCGGCTCGCCGAGCACGAGGGCGAGCGCGCACGGGCGACCGAACCCGTCTGGGAGGGACAGGCCGCCGACGCCTTCCGCAAGCAGATGGACGAGTTCGTCTCGGGCGCCAAGGCCCTGGCCACCGACGTCCGGGGCCTGAAGGAGGCCCTGGACCTGACGGCGGACCTGTTCGACGCGTTCGTGGAGATGTGCATCGACATCATCCAGGAGCTGGTGATCGGACTGATCGTCGAGTGGTTGGCCGCGCTGGCCGCCTCATGGATCACCGCCGGTGCCTCGGTGGGCGCGGCCTCGGGGATGACCGCCGCGCAGGTGGCCATCACCGGCACCCGGCTGGGCAGCAAGGTCGCCAACCTGATGCACAAGCTCAAGCCCATCGTCACCAAGCTCGAGGACCTGCTGCAGAGTCTGCGCAAGGGGCCGTTGCGGAAGCTCGTGGACAAGATGGATGACTTGCGCAACGGGAGCAAGACCGAGCAGTGGGTCGCTCGCAAGATCGACTCCAACCCGATGAGTAAGATCTTGACACGCGGCGACACCACGGAGATTCGCAACGCGGAACGAGCGCTGGAAGAGACCAGGGAAGCAGCGGCGCGTGGTGAGAAAACGGCTGCGGATGTGGCGGCCGCCCAACGTAGGGTCGACGAAGCGAACATCTCCTCTACGACCGGCAATCGATTCGCCAACCAGGCTTCCACAGACAACGAGGAAACCGTCATGGCCCAGACGGATCGCAACGGAAGCCCGAAGACCTCGTGGAGCGGTGATCTGAATCCTGAGCTGGAAAAAGCTACCGGAGAACGGGCTACGGCAGCCAACCTGGCGCAGGCCGGGCTGAACACAGTAGGTCTGGGCGGCGAGGCACGTTGGCAGGACGCGATCCTTCACCAAGGAGCCTCGGCTGTGCTCACCGAAGGCGCCGAACAGGGCATCAAACAGGGTTACGACGAGACCACCGAACGCACCGACGAGCAGCGGCAGGCCGCCCAGGAACGCGGCTTCGACTGA
- a CDS encoding YbaB/EbfC family nucleoid-associated protein, giving the protein MDVSERIQRMMSDFEKQAAKAAEVKERMSELRGTARSEDGTVEVTVAPSGAVLDLRLDSGAVRQSHTALQRSLLDTIRQATQDAAARMDETVQPLLGDRAEQFKQAFNSHGAQPLTPESGGGTPESGSGTASTGSTNAARGSSGGGGGRPGWQDEDDDFSDGSFLR; this is encoded by the coding sequence GTGGACGTATCGGAGCGCATCCAGCGGATGATGTCCGACTTCGAAAAGCAGGCCGCCAAGGCCGCCGAGGTCAAGGAGAGGATGAGCGAGCTGCGTGGCACGGCGCGCAGCGAGGACGGCACGGTCGAGGTCACGGTGGCTCCCTCGGGAGCGGTGCTGGACCTGCGTCTCGACTCGGGGGCCGTGCGGCAGTCCCACACCGCGCTGCAGCGGTCCCTGCTGGACACCATCCGGCAGGCCACCCAGGACGCCGCCGCCCGGATGGACGAGACCGTGCAGCCGCTCCTGGGGGACAGGGCGGAACAGTTCAAGCAGGCGTTCAACTCGCACGGAGCGCAACCGCTCACCCCGGAGTCGGGCGGTGGGACACCGGAGAGTGGGTCAGGCACCGCCTCCACCGGTTCGACGAACGCGGCGCGCGGTTCCTCCGGCGGGGGTGGCGGCCGCCCGGGCTGGCAGGACGAGGACGACGACTTCTCCGACGGTTCCTTTCTGAGGTGA
- a CDS encoding FAD-linked oxidase C-terminal domain-containing protein produces the protein MSSTEVPRQGEAASSTGDVAGPPDIEGCLARLRSSLPERSVITDRQKLLTYECDGLASHRTVPAVVVLPESAEQVAATVASCSEHGVPFVARGSGTGLSAGALPRSDGVLVVTSRMRRILEIDIDNERAVVEPGVINLDVTRAAAPHGYYFAPDPSSQQVCSVGGNVAENSGGAHCLKYGFTTNHVLSMTVVTASGETVELGGPTRDAPGYDLLGAFVGSEGTLGVVTSITVRLLRRPENVRTLLAGFASTDEAGETVSAIIAAGVTPAAIEMMDQLSIAAAEQAVRCGYPEGAGAVLIVELDGPEAEVAHTFTEVRRHCEEHGAFEIRSAADEAERALIWKGRKSAFAAVGRISPDYIVQDGVIPRTALPEVLRRIAELSARSGVRVANVFHAGDGNLHPLVLFDGSVPGAAERAEEVSGAILELCVEHGGSITGEHGVGADKVRYMGRMFTPQDLDTMQYLRCAFDPAGMCNPGKVFPTPRLCGEVPGPRRGAHPLAEAGLADEF, from the coding sequence ATGTCCTCGACTGAGGTCCCCCGGCAAGGGGAAGCAGCCTCCTCGACGGGGGACGTGGCGGGTCCGCCGGACATCGAGGGGTGTCTCGCGCGACTGCGCTCGTCGCTGCCCGAGCGGTCGGTGATCACCGACCGGCAGAAGCTGCTCACCTACGAGTGCGACGGCCTCGCCTCCCACCGCACGGTGCCCGCCGTGGTGGTACTGCCCGAGAGCGCCGAACAGGTGGCCGCGACGGTGGCGAGCTGTTCCGAGCACGGGGTGCCCTTCGTGGCGCGCGGCTCCGGAACCGGTCTCTCCGCGGGAGCCCTGCCCCGGTCCGACGGTGTGCTGGTGGTGACCTCCAGGATGCGGCGCATCCTGGAGATCGACATCGACAACGAGCGGGCCGTGGTCGAACCCGGGGTGATCAACCTCGACGTCACCAGGGCCGCCGCTCCCCACGGCTACTACTTCGCGCCCGACCCCTCCAGCCAGCAGGTCTGCTCCGTGGGCGGCAACGTGGCCGAGAACTCCGGGGGAGCGCACTGCCTGAAGTACGGGTTCACCACCAACCACGTGCTGTCGATGACCGTGGTCACCGCCAGCGGCGAGACCGTGGAACTGGGCGGCCCCACCCGGGACGCCCCCGGTTACGACCTGCTCGGTGCCTTCGTCGGAAGTGAGGGCACCCTCGGGGTGGTCACCTCGATCACGGTGCGGCTGCTGCGGCGGCCGGAGAACGTGCGAACGCTGCTGGCCGGATTCGCGTCCACCGACGAGGCGGGGGAAACCGTCTCGGCCATCATCGCGGCCGGAGTGACCCCGGCCGCGATCGAGATGATGGACCAGCTCTCCATCGCCGCCGCCGAGCAGGCCGTCCGGTGCGGTTACCCGGAGGGTGCGGGAGCGGTGCTCATCGTGGAGCTGGACGGCCCCGAGGCCGAGGTGGCACACACCTTCACCGAGGTCAGGCGGCACTGCGAGGAACACGGCGCCTTCGAGATCCGGAGCGCGGCGGACGAGGCGGAACGGGCCCTGATCTGGAAGGGTCGCAAGTCGGCCTTCGCCGCTGTCGGACGGATCAGTCCCGACTACATCGTGCAGGACGGCGTGATCCCCAGAACCGCGCTTCCCGAAGTGCTGCGCCGGATCGCGGAGCTGTCCGCCCGGTCCGGGGTGCGGGTGGCCAACGTCTTCCACGCGGGCGACGGGAACCTGCACCCGCTGGTGCTGTTCGACGGTTCGGTACCCGGTGCCGCCGAACGGGCGGAGGAGGTCTCCGGAGCCATCCTGGAGCTGTGCGTCGAGCACGGCGGTTCCATAACCGGTGAGCACGGCGTCGGCGCGGACAAGGTCCGCTACATGGGGCGCATGTTCACCCCGCAGGACCTGGACACCATGCAGTACTTGCGCTGCGCCTTCGACCCAGCCGGGATGTGCAATCCCGGCAAGGTGTTCCCCACGCCCCGCCTCTGCGGTGAGGTGCCGGGACCACGGCGCGGCGCCCACCCACTCGCCGAGGCCGGATTGGCGGACGAATTCTGA
- a CDS encoding FAD-binding oxidoreductase produces the protein MTSRTLDSAQAELSDVLGPERLHEATEADAVRGVAPRWVARVSSTEQTSEVLRVAAAHQLRIVPRGGGSKLDWGAAPTGVDLVLDTSGTEGILEHASGDLVLRATAGTPLSRVRRTVAEAGQRLCVDHPLPGATLGGIVATASAGPCRQAFGTVRDLLIGITVVRADGEITASGGRVVKNVAGYDLGKLYTGSHGTLGVITETIFRLHPLAAEHRWVTLRVPDAGVAGAAMRSLRASQAVPTGIELDRPSPDAPVEVGAQLEGMPGATDQRAHELAERLGAELGVTAEVGHAAPEWWGAHPFDSRRDTGLRFAAAPADLARLLDDAGRAAEEAGTPLAVRGSAGAGVLLGGVPADVGAARTADAVSRLRAATAALHGHTTVLRAPAPVLELVDPWETPEAGVFGLMRRVKEQFDPEHRLAPGRFVGGL, from the coding sequence ATGACCTCCCGCACCCTGGATTCCGCGCAGGCCGAACTGTCGGACGTGCTGGGCCCCGAGCGCCTCCACGAGGCCACGGAGGCCGACGCCGTGCGGGGGGTGGCGCCGCGTTGGGTGGCGCGGGTGAGCAGCACGGAACAGACCTCGGAAGTGCTGCGGGTGGCCGCGGCGCACCAGCTGCGGATCGTGCCGCGCGGCGGAGGGAGCAAGCTGGACTGGGGTGCGGCTCCCACCGGGGTGGACCTGGTCCTCGACACCTCGGGAACCGAGGGCATCCTCGAACACGCCTCCGGTGACCTGGTGCTGCGTGCCACGGCGGGTACCCCGCTGTCCCGGGTCCGGCGGACCGTCGCCGAGGCGGGGCAGCGGTTGTGCGTGGACCACCCGCTGCCCGGCGCCACCCTCGGCGGGATCGTGGCCACCGCCTCGGCCGGGCCGTGTCGCCAGGCGTTCGGCACGGTCCGGGACCTGCTCATCGGCATCACGGTGGTCCGCGCAGACGGTGAGATCACCGCCTCCGGCGGCAGGGTCGTCAAGAACGTCGCCGGTTACGACCTGGGCAAGCTCTACACCGGTTCCCACGGAACCCTGGGCGTGATCACCGAGACGATCTTCCGACTGCACCCGTTGGCCGCCGAGCACCGCTGGGTCACGCTGCGCGTGCCCGACGCCGGGGTGGCGGGCGCGGCGATGCGGTCGCTGCGTGCTTCGCAGGCCGTGCCCACCGGGATCGAGCTCGACCGGCCGAGCCCGGACGCCCCAGTCGAGGTGGGGGCGCAGCTGGAGGGGATGCCGGGGGCCACCGACCAGCGCGCGCACGAGCTGGCCGAGCGCCTCGGAGCCGAGCTCGGGGTCACCGCCGAGGTCGGGCACGCCGCACCGGAGTGGTGGGGTGCTCATCCGTTCGACTCCCGGAGGGACACCGGCCTGCGCTTCGCCGCCGCGCCCGCCGACCTCGCACGGCTGCTCGACGACGCCGGTCGGGCGGCAGAGGAAGCGGGGACTCCGCTGGCCGTGCGCGGCTCGGCCGGTGCCGGAGTGCTGCTCGGCGGTGTTCCCGCGGACGTCGGAGCGGCTCGGACGGCTGACGCGGTCTCGCGGTTGCGGGCGGCGACCGCGGCGCTGCACGGCCACACCACGGTGCTGCGCGCGCCCGCCCCGGTGCTGGAGCTGGTCGACCCGTGGGAAACGCCGGAGGCGGGGGTGTTCGGCCTGATGCGCCGCGTCAAGGAGCAGTTCGACCCGGAGCACCGACTGGCGCCCGGTCGTTTCGTGGGAGGCCTCTGA
- a CDS encoding (Fe-S)-binding protein produces the protein MSEESGRSGAEGAFDAFNPPERELIDDCVHCGFCLPTCPTYELWGEEMDSPRGRIHLMEAGLDGEPLSGSMVEHFDNCLGCMACVTACPSGVRYGTLLSRTRAQVERNHRREPGQRWWRAVIFALFPHRRRLRALRGPLALYQRLGLGDLLRRTGLLDRLPAGVRTMESLVPPVRRSVPLPERVPAAGPRRAVVGMLTGCVQHAFFPDVNAATARVLTAEGCEVVIPRAQGCCGALSEHSGREREAKRFARATLDALDTAGVDYVVVNSAGCGSAMKEYSRLLAEDPLYASRAAEFAERVRDVSEVLVELGPVARRAPLPMRVAYHDACHLSHGQGIRAQPRELLRAIPGLELREINRGEICCGSAGVYNLLRPNAAAELGELKADHVLDTGADLLVTANPGCSMQIRGALRARGARMPMAHTVQLLDAAIRGCSPESLLREPG, from the coding sequence ATGAGTGAGGAGTCGGGGCGGTCCGGCGCGGAGGGTGCGTTCGACGCGTTCAACCCGCCCGAGCGGGAGCTGATCGACGACTGCGTGCACTGTGGGTTCTGCCTGCCCACCTGCCCCACCTACGAGTTGTGGGGCGAGGAGATGGACTCCCCGCGTGGCCGCATCCACCTGATGGAGGCCGGTCTCGACGGGGAACCCCTCTCGGGGAGCATGGTCGAACACTTCGACAACTGCCTGGGGTGCATGGCCTGCGTGACCGCCTGCCCCTCGGGAGTGCGGTACGGGACGCTGCTGAGCCGGACCCGCGCGCAGGTGGAACGCAACCACCGCCGTGAGCCGGGGCAGCGCTGGTGGCGCGCGGTGATCTTCGCGCTGTTCCCCCACCGGCGCAGGCTGCGAGCGCTGCGCGGCCCGCTCGCGCTCTACCAGCGGCTCGGTCTCGGGGATCTGCTGCGCCGTACCGGTCTGCTGGACAGGCTGCCCGCCGGGGTGCGCACGATGGAGTCGCTCGTGCCGCCCGTGAGGCGGTCGGTTCCGCTGCCCGAGCGGGTACCGGCGGCGGGGCCGCGCAGAGCCGTCGTGGGCATGCTCACCGGCTGCGTGCAGCACGCCTTCTTCCCGGACGTCAACGCCGCCACCGCGCGGGTGCTCACCGCTGAGGGCTGCGAGGTGGTGATTCCGCGTGCGCAGGGGTGTTGCGGAGCGCTCAGTGAGCACTCGGGGCGCGAACGGGAGGCGAAGCGCTTCGCGCGGGCCACGCTGGACGCCCTCGACACGGCCGGGGTGGATTACGTGGTGGTCAATTCGGCCGGGTGCGGCTCGGCGATGAAGGAGTACTCCCGGTTGCTCGCCGAGGACCCGCTGTACGCCTCCCGCGCGGCGGAGTTCGCCGAGCGGGTGCGCGACGTGTCCGAAGTGCTCGTCGAGCTGGGGCCGGTCGCTCGGCGCGCCCCGCTGCCGATGCGGGTCGCCTACCACGACGCCTGCCACCTCAGCCACGGTCAGGGAATCCGCGCGCAACCGCGCGAACTGCTGCGGGCGATCCCCGGACTCGAACTCCGCGAGATCAACCGGGGCGAGATCTGTTGCGGTTCGGCCGGGGTGTACAACCTGCTGCGGCCGAACGCCGCGGCCGAGCTCGGTGAGCTCAAGGCGGACCACGTGCTCGACACCGGGGCGGATCTGCTGGTGACCGCCAACCCCGGTTGCTCGATGCAGATCCGAGGGGCACTGCGGGCCAGGGGAGCGCGGATGCCGATGGCCCACACCGTGCAGCTGCTCGACGCGGCGATTCGTGGTTGTTCGCCCGAATCGCTGCTCCGTGAACCCGGCTGA
- a CDS encoding acetyl-CoA C-acetyltransferase, protein MSEAFVYDAIRTPRGRGKKSGALHGTKPISLVVGLVEELRRRHPNMDPATLDDLVLGVVTPVGDQGGDIAKAAALAAGLPETVSGVQLNRFCASGLEAVNTAAQKVRSGWEDAVLAGGVESMSRVPMATDGGPWAMDPETNLDTSFVPQGIGADLIATLEGFDRETVDAFAAESQTRAAKAWADGRFSESVIGVTDRNGMIVLDRDEHVRPNTTAETLSGLEPSFAGIGDMGGFDAVALQKYHWVENINHVHTPGNSSGIVDGAALTLIGGRRFGERHGMRPRARVVSAALSGADPTIMLTGPRPAVRKALGKAELDISDIDLVEINEAFAAVPLKFMKDFGVPHEKVNVNGGAIAMGHPLGATGAMILGTLVDELERRGQRYGLATLCIGGGMGIATIVERVDE, encoded by the coding sequence ATGTCCGAGGCCTTTGTCTACGATGCGATCCGCACCCCGCGCGGTCGCGGCAAGAAGTCCGGCGCGCTGCACGGCACCAAGCCGATCAGTCTCGTCGTCGGGCTGGTCGAGGAGCTGCGCCGCCGCCACCCGAACATGGACCCGGCCACGCTCGACGACCTGGTGCTCGGCGTCGTCACACCGGTGGGTGATCAGGGTGGCGACATCGCCAAGGCAGCCGCGCTCGCGGCCGGGCTGCCCGAGACCGTCAGCGGCGTGCAGCTCAACCGGTTCTGCGCCTCCGGCCTGGAAGCCGTGAACACCGCCGCGCAGAAGGTTCGCTCCGGCTGGGAGGACGCCGTGCTCGCGGGCGGTGTCGAGTCCATGTCCCGGGTGCCGATGGCCACCGACGGCGGGCCGTGGGCGATGGACCCGGAGACCAACCTGGACACCTCCTTCGTGCCGCAGGGCATCGGTGCCGACCTGATCGCCACCCTCGAAGGGTTCGACCGCGAGACCGTCGACGCCTTCGCCGCCGAGTCGCAGACCCGCGCCGCCAAGGCCTGGGCCGACGGCCGCTTCTCCGAATCGGTCATCGGCGTGACCGACCGCAACGGTATGATCGTCCTGGACCGCGACGAGCACGTCCGCCCGAACACCACCGCCGAGACGCTGTCCGGTTTGGAACCCTCCTTCGCCGGTATCGGTGACATGGGCGGCTTCGACGCCGTCGCGCTGCAGAAGTACCACTGGGTCGAGAACATCAACCACGTGCACACGCCCGGCAACTCCTCGGGCATCGTGGACGGCGCCGCGCTCACCCTGATCGGCGGTCGTCGGTTCGGCGAGCGTCACGGAATGCGTCCGCGTGCCAGGGTGGTCTCCGCCGCGCTCAGCGGTGCCGACCCGACCATCATGCTCACGGGGCCGAGGCCCGCCGTCCGGAAGGCCCTCGGCAAGGCCGAGCTCGACATCTCCGACATCGACCTCGTGGAGATCAACGAGGCGTTCGCCGCCGTGCCGCTGAAGTTCATGAAGGACTTCGGGGTGCCGCACGAGAAGGTCAACGTAAACGGCGGTGCCATCGCCATGGGGCACCCGCTCGGCGCGACCGGGGCGATGATCCTCGGCACCCTCGTCGACGAGCTCGAACGCCGGGGCCAGCGCTACGGCCTGGCCACGCTGTGCATCGGCGGCGGAATGGGGATCGCGACGATCGTCGAACGGGTCGACGAGTAG
- a CDS encoding 3-hydroxyacyl-CoA dehydrogenase NAD-binding domain-containing protein, with product MSEQSTIRWEGPDADGVVVLTLDDPEQQANTMNERYLRSMEQIVQRLEDERENISGVVLTSAKSTFFAGGDLRELIKARPENVARAAESSTTAKRQLRRLETLGVPVVAALNGTALGGGLEIALACHHRVALDSPKARFGFPEVSLGLLPGGGGVVRTVRMLGIADALLGVLTQGQRLRPEKARELGLIDEIVEDRDGMMRAAREWIKENPEASQPWDRKGFRIPGGTPSDPKFAANLPAFPANLRKQLKGADLPAPENILCAAVESAQVDVDTAFTIEGRYFVELMCGQTSKNMSKAFFFDLEHINSGGSRPDGQPEWSAEKVGVLGGGMMGAGIAHVCAKAGMEVVLKDVSAESAEKGKQYSAQVLDKALGKGRISEREREDVLARITPTDRAADLEGCDLVIEAVFEDPKVKHQVYAEAEQYISGDALITSNTSTLPITDLAEGASRPEDFIGLHFFSPVDKMPLVEIIRGERTSDRALARAFDVVRQIGKTPIVVRDSRGFFTSRVIGTFLNEGVAMLGEGVAAASIEQAASQAGFPAPVLQLFDELTLTLPRKIREETREAVEAQGGSWNDHPADPILDRMVDEFGRKGRSSGAGFYEYSEDGKRLGLWQGLAEHFGAGGLDPERVVFEDLRERLLFVQALETVRCLDEGVLDSVPDANIGSIFGIGFPPGTGGVVQYMNGYPGGLRCFVARARELAERYGSRFEPPASLVARAESGEVFDIGEPDEEIVTAAAA from the coding sequence ATGAGCGAACAGAGCACCATCCGCTGGGAGGGCCCAGACGCCGACGGGGTAGTCGTCCTCACCCTCGACGATCCCGAGCAGCAGGCCAACACCATGAACGAGCGCTACCTGCGCTCCATGGAGCAGATCGTGCAGCGGTTGGAGGACGAGCGCGAGAACATCAGCGGAGTGGTCCTCACCTCGGCCAAGAGCACCTTCTTCGCCGGTGGCGACCTGCGCGAGCTGATCAAGGCGCGTCCCGAGAACGTGGCGCGCGCCGCCGAGAGCAGCACCACAGCCAAGCGGCAGCTCCGCAGGCTGGAGACCCTCGGCGTGCCGGTCGTCGCGGCCCTCAACGGCACCGCCCTCGGCGGCGGGCTGGAGATCGCTCTAGCCTGCCACCACCGCGTCGCGCTGGACTCGCCCAAGGCCCGGTTCGGCTTCCCCGAGGTGAGCCTCGGGCTGCTGCCCGGCGGGGGTGGTGTCGTCCGCACCGTGCGGATGCTCGGCATAGCCGACGCGCTGCTCGGTGTGCTCACGCAGGGCCAGCGCCTGCGCCCGGAGAAGGCGCGTGAGCTCGGGCTGATCGACGAGATCGTCGAGGACCGGGACGGCATGATGCGAGCGGCCAGGGAGTGGATCAAGGAGAACCCGGAGGCGAGCCAGCCCTGGGACCGCAAGGGCTTCCGGATTCCGGGCGGCACGCCCTCCGATCCGAAGTTCGCGGCGAACCTGCCCGCCTTTCCCGCGAACCTGCGCAAGCAGCTCAAGGGCGCCGACCTGCCCGCCCCCGAGAACATCCTCTGCGCTGCGGTGGAGAGCGCTCAGGTCGACGTGGACACCGCCTTCACCATCGAGGGGCGCTACTTCGTCGAGCTGATGTGCGGACAGACCTCGAAGAACATGAGCAAGGCCTTCTTCTTCGACCTGGAGCACATCAACTCCGGGGGCAGCAGGCCCGACGGGCAGCCGGAGTGGTCGGCCGAGAAGGTCGGCGTGCTCGGTGGCGGGATGATGGGGGCGGGGATCGCCCACGTCTGCGCCAAGGCGGGGATGGAGGTCGTGCTCAAGGACGTCTCCGCCGAGTCCGCCGAGAAGGGCAAGCAGTACTCCGCCCAGGTGCTGGACAAGGCGCTCGGCAAGGGCAGGATCTCCGAACGGGAGCGCGAGGACGTGCTCGCCAGGATCACCCCCACCGACCGGGCGGCGGACCTGGAGGGGTGCGACCTGGTCATCGAGGCGGTCTTCGAGGACCCGAAGGTCAAGCACCAGGTCTACGCCGAAGCCGAGCAGTACATCTCCGGCGACGCGCTGATCACCTCGAACACCTCCACGCTGCCGATCACCGATCTGGCCGAGGGAGCGAGCAGGCCGGAGGACTTCATCGGGCTGCACTTCTTCTCCCCGGTGGACAAGATGCCGCTCGTCGAGATCATCCGTGGTGAGCGGACCAGCGACCGGGCGCTGGCCAGGGCCTTCGACGTCGTTCGTCAGATCGGCAAGACCCCGATCGTGGTGCGGGACAGCAGGGGCTTCTTCACCAGCCGGGTGATCGGCACCTTCCTCAACGAGGGAGTGGCGATGCTGGGTGAGGGGGTCGCGGCGGCCTCGATCGAGCAGGCCGCCTCGCAGGCGGGCTTCCCCGCTCCGGTGCTGCAGCTGTTCGACGAGCTCACCCTCACGCTGCCCCGCAAGATCAGGGAGGAGACGCGCGAGGCGGTCGAGGCCCAGGGCGGCAGCTGGAACGACCACCCCGCCGACCCGATCCTGGACCGGATGGTCGACGAGTTCGGGCGCAAGGGGCGTTCCTCCGGTGCCGGTTTCTACGAGTACTCCGAGGACGGCAAACGTCTGGGGCTGTGGCAGGGGCTGGCCGAGCACTTCGGTGCGGGCGGTCTCGATCCGGAGCGGGTGGTGTTCGAGGACCTGCGGGAACGCCTGCTGTTCGTGCAGGCGCTGGAGACGGTGCGCTGCCTGGACGAAGGAGTGCTCGACTCGGTGCCGGACGCCAACATCGGGTCGATCTTCGGGATCGGCTTCCCGCCCGGGACCGGAGGCGTGGTGCAGTACATGAACGGCTACCCGGGCGGGCTGCGCTGTTTCGTGGCGCGCGCCCGTGAGCTGGCCGAACGTTACGGCAGCCGGTTCGAACCGCCCGCCTCGTTGGTGGCCAGGGCCGAGTCCGGTGAGGTCTTCGACATCGGGGAGCCCGACGAGGAGATCGTGACCGCCGCGGCGGCCTGA
- a CDS encoding TetR/AcrR family transcriptional regulator, protein METAQQANPGRKRMPRAEREQQILGVAEEVFAEHGYQGTAMDDIAQRVGLSKPMLYEYFGSKEGLLLACLERAKRELLECTSAAAANAESPEQLLHDALLAFFRFGEDHKQAWALLRNESAVPGVELDTELEGIRGQQVDFTTDMLRMSLPEADEYRLEAFAEAIIGACERMALWRENHPEITPETVTDHLMALIGPSLSGEARASQPRYSHDQG, encoded by the coding sequence GTGGAGACCGCACAGCAGGCGAACCCGGGCCGCAAACGGATGCCGAGAGCCGAACGGGAACAGCAGATCCTGGGGGTCGCGGAGGAGGTTTTCGCCGAACACGGTTACCAGGGCACGGCCATGGACGACATCGCGCAACGCGTCGGCCTGTCCAAGCCGATGCTCTACGAGTACTTCGGCTCCAAGGAGGGCCTGCTGCTGGCCTGCCTCGAACGCGCCAAACGCGAGTTGTTGGAGTGCACCTCTGCCGCGGCGGCCAACGCCGAGAGCCCCGAACAGCTGCTGCACGACGCGCTGCTGGCCTTCTTCCGGTTCGGCGAGGACCACAAGCAGGCCTGGGCCCTGCTGCGCAACGAATCGGCCGTACCCGGCGTGGAGCTGGACACCGAGCTGGAGGGCATCCGGGGACAGCAGGTCGACTTCACCACGGACATGCTGCGCATGTCGCTCCCGGAGGCCGACGAGTACCGACTGGAGGCCTTCGCCGAAGCCATCATCGGAGCCTGCGAACGGATGGCGCTGTGGCGGGAGAACCACCCCGAGATCACCCCGGAGACGGTCACCGATCACCTGATGGCGCTCATCGGCCCCAGCCTTTCGGGGGAAGCACGTGCTTCACAACCGCGATACTCACACGATCAGGGGTAA